One stretch of Clupea harengus chromosome 2, Ch_v2.0.2, whole genome shotgun sequence DNA includes these proteins:
- the gpr18 gene encoding N-arachidonyl glycine receptor: MDQNVSLASSRSADLAPAEYRTAGLVFYCFLFVIGFTVNITALWVFALTTKKRTSVTIHMINVAVVDLFFILLLPFRMVYYSWDYWPFGDMFCRVSAALTVFYPCMALWVFALISADRYIAIVQPRHSRELKSTPKAMVSCACVWVMTLGCTAPLLFTDDDPDAVPGRNFTTCLKMRDIVHLRRDNPINFARLIFFFIVPMCIMVGCYAVIVDNLMHGRTSKLKPKVKQKSIRIIVTLIIQVLVCFVPYHVCFVFLLLSPDTGEAYSSWGAFTTLLMSLSTVLDIVLYYIVSKQFQDRVISVVLYRNYLRSVRRKSVRTSSVRSLSNLTSAMI, translated from the coding sequence ATGGATCAGAACGTGTCTTTGGCGAGCAGCAGGTCCGCGGACCTGGCTCCGGCGGAGTACCGAACAGCCGGTCTGGTCTTCTACTGCTTCCTCTTCGTCATCGGCTTCACCGTCAACATCACGGCCCTGTGGGTGTTTGCCCTGACAACCAAGAAGAGAACCTCGGTCACCATCCACATGATCAACGTGGCCGTGGTGGATCTGTTCTTCATCCTGCTCCTGCCCTTCCGTATGGTCTACTACTCTTGGGACTACTGGCCATTCGGCGACATGTTCTGCCGAGTCAGCGCCGCGTTGACCGTCTTCTACCCGTGCATGGCCCTGTGGGTGTTTGCGCTAATAAGCGCCGACCGCTACATTGCTATCGTGCAGCCGCGGCACAGCCGAGAGCTGAAGAGCACGCCCAAGGCGATGGTGTCGTGCGCCTGCGTCTGGGTGATGACGCTGGGCTGCACGGCTCCGCTGCTCTTCACCGACGACGACCCGGACGCGGTCCCCGGGCGCAACTTCACCACGTGCCTGAAGATGCGTGACATCGTGCACCTGCGCCGCGACAACCCTATCAACTTCGCCCGgctcatcttcttcttcatcgTGCCCATGTGCATCATGGTGGGCTGCTACGCCGTCATCGTGGACAACCTCATGCACGGACGCACGTCCAAGCTCAAGCCCAAGGTCAAGCAGAAGTCCATCCGCATCATCGTCACGCTCATCATCCAGGTGCTGGTGTGCTTCGTGCCCTACCACGTCTGcttcgtcttcctcctcctgtcgCCCGACACCGGCGAGGCCTACAGCAGCTGGGGCGCCTTCACCACGCTCCTGATGAGCCTGAGCACCGTGCTGGACATCGTCCTCTATTACATCGTCTCCAAGCAGTTCCAGGACCGCGTCATCAGCGTCGTCCTCTACCGGAACTACTTGCGCAGCGTGCGGAGGAAGAGTGTGCGCACCAGCAGCGTGCGCTCGCTCAGTAACCTCACCAGCGCCATGATCTGA